One part of the Pannonibacter sp. XCT-53 genome encodes these proteins:
- the rarD gene encoding EamA family transporter RarD — MATANGAAGTPGASDETRLGVILALAAYGMWGVLPAYFKLLDGVAPDVVVAHRILWSTVFVGGYLALQGRIPEIIGILKTPRLVGLLFASAVLIAANWLIFVWAIGQAKVLDVSLGYFINPLVSILLGLVILREKLTPAQALAVGLASLAVLLKTVLFGGLPWVAIALAVSFALYGYIRKITPVGAAAGLFIEIILLMPFALAYVLLVTPESLDPDYFAGTGQILALVGTGIITAVPLILFSGAARRLSMVLIGLIQYIAPSLQFLQAVFLWGEPLQMAQLGTFAMIWLALALVSLDSLRRWRQSRAG; from the coding sequence ATGGCTACCGCAAACGGCGCTGCAGGCACTCCCGGCGCTTCTGACGAGACGCGTCTCGGCGTCATCCTCGCCCTGGCCGCCTATGGCATGTGGGGCGTGCTGCCGGCCTATTTCAAGCTGCTCGACGGTGTTGCCCCGGATGTCGTCGTGGCCCACCGCATCCTGTGGTCGACGGTCTTCGTCGGCGGCTATCTCGCCCTGCAGGGCCGCATCCCCGAGATCATCGGCATCCTGAAGACGCCGCGGCTCGTCGGCCTGCTGTTCGCCTCGGCGGTGCTGATTGCCGCCAACTGGCTGATCTTCGTCTGGGCCATCGGCCAGGCCAAGGTGCTGGATGTGAGCCTTGGCTACTTTATCAATCCGCTGGTGTCGATCCTGCTCGGCCTCGTCATCCTGCGCGAGAAACTCACGCCGGCCCAGGCGCTGGCCGTTGGCCTTGCCTCCCTTGCCGTACTCCTGAAGACGGTCCTCTTCGGCGGGCTGCCGTGGGTGGCGATCGCGCTTGCCGTCAGCTTCGCCCTCTATGGCTACATCCGCAAGATCACGCCGGTGGGCGCTGCGGCCGGTCTCTTCATCGAGATCATCCTGCTGATGCCCTTTGCGCTGGCCTATGTTCTCCTTGTCACGCCCGAGAGCCTTGACCCGGACTACTTTGCCGGCACGGGCCAGATCCTGGCCCTCGTCGGCACCGGCATCATCACCGCCGTGCCGCTGATCCTGTTCTCCGGCGCCGCGCGGCGCCTGTCGATGGTGCTCATCGGCCTCATCCAGTACATCGCCCCGTCGCTGCAGTTCCTGCAGGCGGTGTTCCTCTGGGGCGAGCCCTTGCAGATGGCGCAGCTCGGCACCTTCGCGATGATCTGGCTCGCCCTCGCCCTCGTCAGTCTCGATTCCCTGCGCCGCTGGCGGCAATCCCGCGCCGGGTGA
- the cimA gene encoding citramalate synthase yields the protein MTREKLYLFDTTLRDGAQTSGIDFSVAEKIAIAELLERLGVDYIEGGYPGANPTDTEFFSQRRTTKARFTAFGMTKRAGRSVSNDPGLQLLLEAKADANCFVAKSWDYHVEVALGCTNAENLDSIRDTVQAAVAAGREALIDCEHFFDGFKANPDYALACARTAYEAGARWVVLCDTNGGTLPGEVKEIVARVREVVPGTHLGIHAHDDTGQAVANSLAAVEAGVRQIQGTLNGIGERCGNANLVSLIPTLMLKAPYTDLVELSLTPAHLRDLTAISRAFDEMLNRAPNRHAPYVGESAFATKAGIHASALLKDPRTYEHVEPELVGNKRKVLVSDQAGKSNLLGELARLGVEVDKADPKLDALLAEVKEREAKGYAYEAADASFELLARRVLGKVPRFFEVKSFRVMVERRFNVLGELVTMSEAVVKVDVDGETRMSVSEGNGPVNALDGALRKDLGKYQSAIEGLELVDYKVRILDGGTGAVTRVLIESHDLATHRRWFTIGVSSNIVDASFQALVDSITYALLKAGAVR from the coding sequence ATGACCCGCGAGAAACTCTATCTGTTCGACACCACCCTGCGCGACGGGGCCCAGACCAGCGGCATTGACTTCTCGGTGGCCGAAAAGATCGCGATTGCCGAGCTGCTGGAGCGCCTCGGCGTCGACTACATCGAGGGCGGCTATCCCGGCGCCAACCCGACCGACACCGAGTTCTTCTCGCAAAGGCGCACGACGAAGGCCCGCTTCACCGCCTTCGGCATGACCAAGCGGGCAGGGCGGTCGGTGTCGAACGATCCCGGCCTGCAGCTGCTGCTGGAGGCGAAGGCCGATGCCAACTGCTTTGTCGCCAAGTCCTGGGATTACCATGTCGAGGTGGCGCTGGGCTGCACCAACGCGGAAAACCTCGACAGCATCCGCGACACGGTTCAGGCGGCCGTCGCGGCCGGCCGCGAGGCGCTGATCGACTGCGAGCATTTCTTCGACGGCTTCAAGGCCAACCCGGACTATGCGCTGGCCTGCGCCCGCACCGCCTATGAGGCCGGCGCGCGCTGGGTCGTCCTGTGCGACACCAACGGCGGCACGCTGCCGGGCGAGGTCAAGGAGATCGTCGCCCGCGTGCGCGAGGTCGTACCGGGCACGCATCTGGGCATCCACGCCCATGACGACACCGGCCAGGCGGTGGCCAATTCGCTCGCCGCCGTCGAGGCCGGCGTGCGCCAGATCCAGGGCACGCTGAACGGCATCGGCGAGCGCTGCGGCAACGCAAATCTCGTGTCGCTGATCCCGACCCTGATGCTGAAGGCGCCCTATACCGATCTTGTCGAGCTGTCGCTGACGCCGGCGCATCTGCGCGATCTCACGGCCATCTCCCGCGCCTTCGACGAGATGCTGAACCGCGCGCCGAACCGCCATGCGCCTTACGTCGGCGAAAGCGCGTTCGCCACCAAGGCCGGCATCCACGCCTCCGCCTTGCTCAAGGACCCCAGGACCTACGAGCATGTCGAGCCGGAACTCGTCGGCAACAAGCGCAAGGTGCTCGTCTCCGACCAGGCCGGCAAGAGCAACCTGCTCGGCGAGCTCGCCCGTCTCGGCGTCGAGGTCGACAAGGCCGATCCCAAGCTCGACGCGCTGCTGGCCGAGGTGAAGGAACGCGAGGCCAAGGGCTATGCCTATGAAGCCGCCGATGCCTCCTTCGAGCTGCTCGCCCGCCGCGTGCTGGGCAAGGTGCCGCGCTTCTTCGAGGTCAAGTCGTTCCGCGTCATGGTCGAGCGCCGGTTCAACGTGCTGGGCGAGCTGGTCACCATGTCGGAAGCGGTGGTGAAGGTGGATGTGGACGGCGAGACCCGCATGTCGGTCTCAGAGGGCAACGGCCCCGTCAATGCGCTCGACGGCGCGCTGCGCAAGGATCTCGGCAAATACCAGTCCGCCATCGAGGGGCTGGAGCTGGTCGACTACAAGGTGCGCATCCTCGACGGTGGCACGGGCGCGGTCACCCGCGTGCTGATCGAGAGCCACGATCTTGCAACCCACCGCCGTTGGTTTACCATCGGCGTCTCGTCCAACATCGTCGACGCCTCCTTCCAGGCGCTCGTCGATTCCATCACTTACGCCCTGCTGAAGGCCGGCGCGGTCCGCTGA
- a CDS encoding GFA family protein, which produces MTEERSGGCQCGAVRFRVRGKLGHASICHCRMCQKAFGGFYAPLVSVREADSVDWTRGEPARFQSSNVVARGFCSACGTPLTYEAPDGMALAIAAFDKPDDIVPVIAYGVEGKLPCTDHMPALPVRRTEEDFAAAAFLASVVSHQHPDHDTTDWPPREPSTKD; this is translated from the coding sequence ATGACGGAAGAACGATCCGGCGGATGCCAGTGCGGGGCGGTGCGGTTCAGGGTGCGGGGCAAGCTCGGGCATGCCTCGATCTGCCATTGCCGAATGTGCCAGAAGGCCTTTGGCGGCTTCTATGCGCCGCTCGTTTCCGTGCGCGAGGCGGACAGCGTGGACTGGACGCGGGGCGAGCCGGCCCGGTTCCAGAGCTCCAACGTGGTTGCGCGCGGCTTCTGCTCGGCCTGCGGCACCCCGCTGACCTACGAGGCCCCGGATGGCATGGCGCTTGCCATCGCTGCCTTCGACAAGCCGGACGATATCGTGCCCGTCATCGCCTATGGCGTGGAGGGCAAGCTGCCCTGCACCGACCACATGCCCGCGCTGCCCGTCCGCCGGACGGAGGAGGACTTTGCCGCCGCCGCCTTCCTCGCCTCGGTGGTCTCCCACCAGCATCCCGACCACGACACGACCGACTGGCCGCCGCGCGAGCCTTCCACAAAGGACTGA
- a CDS encoding ABCB family ABC transporter ATP-binding protein/permease: protein MTSKSPKSAAPAAKVSADEGSTGATLVALWPYIWPADRPDLKMRVVWAVLALVVAKIVTVFSPYFFAWASDALTGETAGLPAFLVAPVMLVLAYNAARVLAVAFNQLRDALFAQVGQHAVRELGNITFAHLHRLSLRFHLTRRTGGLSRVIERGVKGIEAIVRFTILNGIPTLLEFAIMAGLIWWQFGFFYVVIVAVMIVAYVWFTVKTSNWRIAIRREMNDSDTDANSKAIDSLLNYETVKYFGNEKMEAARFDVSMASYEKAAVRTWTSLAWLNFGQSAILGLGTAACMALSAMAVLNGTQTIGDFVLINALLMQIAIPLNFVGFIYREIRQGLADIESMFSVLAVPAEIEDKPGAPALAVSSGAIRFEDVTFHYDPDRQILKGLTFDVPAGHTVAVVGPSGAGKSTLSRLLFRFYDVTGGRITIDGQDIRDITQESLRSAIGMVPQDTVLFNDTIAYNIRYGRPGASLEEVQEAARMAQIAPFIETLPKGFDSEVGERGLKLSGGEKQRVAIARTILKAPPILILDEATSALDTHTEREIQTALDQVSQNRTTLVIAHRLSTVVNADQILVLEAGRIVERGTHAELLAMGGLYHSMWNRQREADEAEERLRAAREADKLGVVVRGRPAGE from the coding sequence ATGACCAGCAAGTCCCCGAAATCTGCCGCGCCGGCCGCAAAGGTCAGCGCCGACGAAGGCTCCACCGGCGCCACGCTCGTGGCCCTGTGGCCCTACATCTGGCCGGCCGACCGGCCCGACCTGAAGATGCGCGTGGTCTGGGCGGTGCTCGCCCTTGTCGTCGCCAAGATCGTGACGGTGTTCTCGCCTTATTTCTTCGCCTGGGCCTCCGACGCCCTCACTGGCGAGACAGCGGGCCTGCCAGCCTTCCTGGTGGCGCCGGTGATGCTGGTGCTGGCCTACAACGCCGCCCGCGTGCTGGCGGTTGCCTTCAACCAGCTGCGTGACGCGCTCTTTGCCCAGGTCGGCCAGCATGCGGTGCGCGAGCTCGGCAACATCACCTTCGCCCACCTGCACCGCCTGTCGCTGCGCTTCCATCTCACCCGCCGCACCGGCGGCCTCAGCCGCGTCATCGAGCGCGGCGTGAAGGGCATCGAGGCCATCGTCCGCTTCACCATCCTCAACGGCATTCCGACCCTGCTGGAATTTGCCATCATGGCGGGGCTGATCTGGTGGCAGTTCGGCTTCTTCTATGTGGTCATCGTCGCCGTGATGATCGTTGCCTATGTCTGGTTCACGGTGAAAACGTCGAACTGGCGCATCGCCATCCGCCGCGAGATGAACGACAGCGACACGGACGCCAATTCCAAGGCCATCGACAGCCTGCTCAACTACGAGACGGTCAAGTATTTCGGCAACGAGAAGATGGAGGCCGCGCGTTTCGATGTCTCCATGGCCTCTTACGAAAAGGCCGCCGTGCGCACCTGGACCTCGCTCGCCTGGCTCAACTTCGGCCAGTCGGCCATCCTCGGTCTCGGCACCGCCGCCTGCATGGCGCTCTCGGCCATGGCTGTGCTCAACGGCACCCAGACCATCGGCGACTTCGTCCTGATCAACGCGCTCCTGATGCAGATCGCCATTCCGCTCAATTTCGTCGGCTTCATCTACCGCGAGATCCGTCAGGGGCTGGCCGACATCGAATCCATGTTCTCGGTCCTCGCCGTCCCGGCCGAGATCGAGGACAAGCCGGGGGCCCCGGCCCTGGCCGTGTCCTCCGGCGCGATCCGCTTCGAGGATGTCACCTTCCATTACGATCCGGACCGCCAGATCCTGAAAGGCCTCACCTTTGACGTTCCCGCAGGCCACACCGTGGCCGTCGTCGGTCCGTCGGGGGCGGGCAAGTCGACCCTGTCGCGCCTCCTGTTCCGCTTCTATGACGTCACCGGCGGCCGCATCACCATCGACGGCCAGGACATCCGCGACATCACGCAGGAAAGCCTGCGCTCGGCCATCGGCATGGTGCCGCAGGACACGGTGCTCTTCAACGACACCATCGCCTACAACATCCGCTATGGCCGCCCCGGTGCCAGCCTCGAGGAGGTGCAGGAGGCCGCCCGCATGGCCCAGATCGCGCCCTTCATCGAGACGCTGCCGAAGGGCTTCGACAGCGAGGTGGGCGAGCGCGGCCTCAAGCTCTCGGGCGGCGAGAAGCAGCGCGTCGCCATCGCCCGCACCATCCTGAAGGCCCCGCCGATCCTGATCCTCGACGAGGCCACCTCCGCCCTCGACACCCACACCGAACGCGAGATCCAGACCGCGCTCGACCAGGTGTCGCAGAACCGTACCACCCTGGTCATCGCCCACCGCCTGTCGACGGTCGTCAACGCTGACCAGATCCTCGTGCTGGAGGCCGGCCGCATCGTCGAACGCGGCACCCACGCCGAACTCCTCGCCATGGGCGGCCTCTACCACTCCATGTGGAACCGCCAGCGCGAGGCTGATGAGGCCGAAGAACGCCTGCGCGCCGCCCGCGAGGCCGACAAGCTGGGTGTCGTGGTGAGGGGACGTCCCGCAGGGGAGTAA
- a CDS encoding ArsR/SmtB family transcription factor, protein MKPDLLEAKAEMAAQFLKMIASAPRLLLLCQMAERECSVGELAEKTGMRMPTVSQQLSLLRAQGLVVTRREGTTIYYRLASEAAREVMGVLFKHFCAEDAAGLALVAEAEAETSEPATA, encoded by the coding sequence ATGAAACCTGACCTACTCGAGGCCAAGGCTGAAATGGCCGCCCAGTTCCTGAAGATGATCGCTTCGGCACCGCGGCTGCTGCTGTTGTGCCAGATGGCGGAGCGGGAATGCAGCGTGGGCGAGCTGGCCGAAAAGACGGGCATGCGCATGCCGACCGTCTCGCAGCAGCTGAGCCTGCTGCGGGCACAGGGGCTGGTGGTGACCCGGCGCGAGGGCACAACGATCTACTACCGCCTGGCGAGCGAGGCCGCGCGCGAGGTGATGGGCGTGCTGTTCAAGCACTTCTGCGCCGAGGACGCCGCCGGCCTGGCGCTGGTGGCCGAGGCCGAGGCCGAGACAAGCGAGCCCGCGACGGCCTGA
- a CDS encoding L,D-transpeptidase family protein produces MLSAALSVTAPAAAAAQTAPAAPTDQGIGPAIAEAIQARLGTVSDPAIAAYYAARGGEPLWVLSDGDDAGLSENGHLAIAAFAAANDHALNPDNYAPIDLARRADAAATAEDYATLDIDLTRNYVRYGTHLASGRVQPNVVSKALNIFPEIPDPADLLNAVGQSPDFGTYLEALAPQSPSYARLKQRLAEYRDKAARGGFTHVPAGATLKPGMTDPRLDALRRRMAEEDYMQAAAHAGDVYDGALVEAVKQFQAYHGLTVDGVIGPETLAEINTSITQRLIQMELNMERRRWMPDHLGSTYIFVNLADQVLKVVKDEKTIHTARVVVGKPYHATPVFSRNMTYVEVNPFWNVPQSIAVNEYLPKLIKSPAALSGQNIRVFRGDTEVNPASVAWASYQGTGLPYQLRQDPGDKNALGRIKFMFPNAFNIYIHDTPSKALFDRSERYFSHGCIRVSDPFALGEVLLSAQGFDKARLEQIRDSGERQVITLKEPVPVHLTYLTAWMNKDGSTHFRQDIYGRDEALLKALARAMRENL; encoded by the coding sequence ATGCTGTCAGCGGCGCTGTCCGTCACCGCACCGGCGGCTGCGGCCGCGCAGACCGCCCCTGCCGCGCCGACGGATCAGGGCATCGGCCCTGCGATTGCCGAGGCGATCCAGGCGCGGCTTGGAACCGTCTCCGACCCTGCAATCGCGGCCTATTACGCCGCGCGCGGCGGCGAGCCGCTGTGGGTGCTGTCCGATGGCGACGACGCGGGGCTTTCGGAAAACGGCCACCTGGCCATCGCCGCCTTTGCCGCAGCCAATGACCATGCGCTCAACCCGGACAATTACGCCCCGATCGACCTGGCCCGGCGCGCCGATGCGGCTGCAACGGCCGAAGACTATGCCACGCTCGACATCGACCTGACGCGCAATTACGTGCGCTACGGCACGCATCTGGCCTCCGGCCGGGTGCAGCCGAATGTGGTGAGCAAGGCGCTCAACATCTTCCCCGAGATCCCGGACCCGGCCGATCTCCTGAACGCGGTCGGCCAGTCGCCGGATTTCGGGACCTATCTGGAGGCGCTGGCGCCGCAATCGCCCTCCTACGCGCGGCTGAAGCAGCGGCTGGCGGAGTACCGGGACAAGGCGGCGCGGGGCGGGTTCACGCATGTGCCGGCGGGCGCGACGCTGAAACCCGGCATGACAGACCCGCGGCTTGATGCCCTGCGCCGGCGGATGGCCGAGGAAGACTACATGCAGGCGGCCGCCCATGCGGGCGACGTCTATGACGGGGCGCTGGTGGAGGCGGTGAAGCAGTTCCAGGCCTATCACGGCCTGACGGTCGACGGGGTGATCGGGCCGGAGACGCTGGCGGAGATCAACACCTCGATCACGCAGCGCCTGATCCAGATGGAGCTCAACATGGAGCGCCGGCGCTGGATGCCGGACCATCTCGGTTCGACCTACATCTTCGTCAATCTGGCCGACCAGGTGCTCAAGGTGGTCAAGGACGAGAAGACCATCCACACGGCGCGGGTGGTGGTGGGCAAGCCCTATCACGCGACGCCGGTGTTCTCGCGCAACATGACCTATGTGGAGGTCAATCCGTTCTGGAACGTGCCGCAGTCCATCGCGGTGAACGAGTATCTGCCCAAGCTCATCAAGAGCCCGGCCGCCCTGTCCGGCCAGAACATTCGCGTGTTCAGGGGCGACACGGAAGTGAACCCGGCCAGCGTCGCCTGGGCGTCGTACCAGGGCACGGGCCTGCCCTATCAGCTGAGGCAGGATCCGGGCGACAAGAATGCGCTGGGCCGCATCAAGTTCATGTTCCCGAACGCCTTCAACATCTACATCCACGACACGCCGTCCAAGGCGCTGTTCGACCGCTCGGAACGCTATTTCAGCCATGGCTGCATCCGGGTGTCGGACCCGTTCGCGCTCGGGGAGGTGCTGCTGTCGGCGCAGGGCTTCGACAAGGCGAGGCTGGAGCAGATCCGCGACAGCGGCGAACGGCAGGTGATCACGCTGAAGGAGCCGGTGCCGGTGCATCTGACCTATCTCACCGCCTGGATGAACAAGGACGGGTCGACGCATTTCCGCCAGGACATCTACGGTCGCGACGAGGCGCTGCTGAAGGCGCTCGCCCGTGCCATGCGGGAAAACCTCTGA
- the cysS gene encoding cysteine--tRNA ligase — translation MTHAKPDAPVLRLTNTLTRSKEVFAPLDAANVRMYVCGPTVYDFAHIGNARPVIVFDVLFRLLRHVYGADHVTYVRNITDVDDKINARALRDHPGLPLNDAIALVTRTTADQFHKDVATLGNLPPTHEPRATQHIAGMVSMIETLIARGHAYVAATEEGGEVLFDTGSMPTYGQLSKRNLDDQLAGARIAVDAHKKNPGDFVLWKLSSPEEPGWDSPWGRGRPGWHIECSVMSKAHLGEVFDIHGGGLDLIFPHHENEIAQSCCAHGTSVMANYWMHNGFVQVEGRKMSKSDGNFFTIHDLLHTEVFGGRTWPGEVLRLAMLMTHYREPIDFSVRKLEEAENILTRWYRMLDQAGDVAPSTVSADLVAALADDLDTGAAVKVLQGLFSSSRLGDLVLGESALGWDFYQPESAAVALASAQFLGLMQQKPEAWLRGGDQSEQQAIAALVAERLAFLEAKNFAEADRLRGELTAMGVLLKDGKDPATGQRTTTWEVKR, via the coding sequence ATGACCCATGCGAAGCCGGACGCGCCCGTCCTGCGTCTGACCAACACGCTGACCCGGTCGAAGGAGGTCTTTGCCCCCCTCGATGCCGCGAACGTGCGCATGTATGTCTGCGGCCCGACCGTCTATGACTTCGCCCATATCGGCAATGCGCGGCCCGTCATTGTCTTCGACGTGCTCTTCCGCCTGCTGCGGCATGTCTATGGCGCGGACCACGTCACCTACGTCCGCAACATCACGGACGTGGACGACAAGATCAACGCGAGAGCCCTGCGCGATCATCCGGGCCTGCCGCTCAACGACGCCATCGCGCTGGTGACCAGGACCACCGCCGACCAGTTCCACAAGGATGTCGCCACCCTCGGCAACCTGCCGCCCACCCATGAGCCCCGCGCGACCCAGCACATCGCCGGCATGGTCTCGATGATCGAGACCCTGATCGCCCGTGGTCACGCCTATGTTGCGGCAACGGAGGAGGGCGGCGAGGTGCTGTTCGACACGGGCTCGATGCCGACCTACGGCCAGCTCTCCAAACGCAATCTCGACGACCAGCTCGCCGGCGCCCGCATCGCGGTCGATGCGCACAAGAAGAACCCGGGCGACTTCGTGCTCTGGAAACTGTCGTCGCCGGAAGAGCCCGGCTGGGACAGCCCCTGGGGCCGTGGCCGCCCCGGCTGGCACATCGAATGCTCGGTCATGAGCAAGGCGCATCTGGGCGAGGTCTTCGACATCCACGGCGGCGGGCTCGATCTCATCTTCCCGCACCACGAGAACGAGATCGCCCAGTCCTGCTGCGCCCATGGCACGTCGGTGATGGCGAACTACTGGATGCACAACGGCTTCGTGCAGGTCGAAGGCCGCAAGATGTCGAAGTCCGACGGCAACTTCTTCACCATCCACGACCTGCTGCACACCGAGGTCTTCGGCGGCCGCACGTGGCCGGGCGAAGTGCTGCGGCTGGCCATGCTGATGACCCATTACCGCGAGCCGATCGACTTCTCGGTCCGCAAGCTGGAGGAGGCGGAAAACATCCTGACCCGCTGGTACCGCATGCTCGATCAGGCCGGCGACGTGGCGCCGTCCACCGTCAGCGCTGATCTGGTTGCGGCTCTGGCCGATGACCTCGACACCGGTGCCGCGGTGAAGGTCCTGCAGGGGCTGTTTTCCTCGTCGCGGCTCGGCGACCTGGTCCTCGGCGAGAGTGCTTTGGGCTGGGACTTCTACCAGCCGGAATCGGCCGCCGTTGCCCTGGCCTCGGCCCAATTCCTCGGCCTCATGCAGCAGAAGCCGGAAGCCTGGCTGCGTGGCGGCGATCAGTCGGAGCAGCAGGCCATCGCGGCGCTCGTTGCAGAGCGTCTCGCCTTCCTCGAGGCAAAGAACTTCGCCGAAGCTGACCGCCTGCGCGGTGAGCTCACCGCCATGGGCGTCCTGCTCAAGGACGGCAAGGACCCCGCCACCGGCCAGCGCACCACCACTTGGGAGGTCAAGCGCTGA
- a CDS encoding ArsR/SmtB family transcription factor, translating to MSDPESTTGCCRAKDPEVQRLADLFRALSHPARLGILEELARRPDACCGDIVDCLPLAQSTVSQHLQMLKETGLITCEVRGRTCRYSLDLAAVAGDLAAAAALLARLASLAGASAPASEKD from the coding sequence ATGTCCGACCCTGAAAGCACCACCGGCTGCTGCCGCGCGAAGGATCCTGAGGTCCAGCGCCTCGCGGACCTGTTCCGGGCGCTGAGCCATCCGGCGCGTCTCGGCATCCTGGAGGAGCTGGCGCGGCGCCCCGACGCCTGCTGCGGCGACATCGTCGACTGCCTGCCGCTCGCCCAGTCCACTGTCTCGCAGCATCTCCAGATGCTGAAGGAGACCGGGTTGATCACCTGCGAGGTGCGCGGCCGCACCTGCCGCTACAGCCTCGACCTTGCGGCGGTGGCCGGCGATCTTGCGGCCGCTGCCGCCCTTCTTGCCCGCCTTGCGTCTCTCGCTGGCGCATCCGCACCTGCCTCCGAAAAAGACTGA
- the pip gene encoding prolyl aminopeptidase, whose amino-acid sequence MTVLRDLYPAIEPYASGMLDVGDGHSISWERCGTPGRKPAVFLHGGPGGGISPAHRRLFHPEHYDVLLFDQRGCGRSTPHAELEANTTWHLVADIERLREMVGVDQWLVFGGSWGSTLALAYAETHPERVSELVLRGIYTLTQAELAWYYQFGVSEMFPEKWERFQAPIPAEERHDMMAAYQRRLTHPDKAVRVAAARAWSLWEGETITLLPNAENTDHFGEDEFAHAFARIENHFFMHGGWLEEGQLLANAGRLADIPGVIVHGRYDMPCPARYAFELHKRWPRAEFHLVEGAGHAYNEPGILDRLIRATDQFAGLPAA is encoded by the coding sequence ATGACCGTTCTGCGCGACCTCTACCCCGCGATCGAACCCTATGCGTCCGGCATGCTCGACGTCGGCGATGGCCATTCGATCTCCTGGGAGCGCTGCGGCACGCCGGGCAGGAAGCCGGCTGTTTTCCTGCATGGCGGCCCGGGCGGCGGCATCTCGCCGGCGCATCGCCGCCTGTTCCATCCCGAGCACTATGACGTGCTGCTGTTCGACCAGCGCGGCTGCGGCCGCTCCACGCCCCATGCGGAGCTGGAGGCCAACACCACCTGGCATCTGGTCGCCGACATCGAGCGCCTGCGCGAGATGGTGGGCGTTGATCAGTGGCTGGTCTTCGGCGGCTCCTGGGGCTCGACGCTGGCGCTGGCCTATGCCGAAACCCATCCCGAGCGGGTGAGCGAGCTGGTGCTGCGCGGCATCTACACGCTGACGCAGGCGGAACTGGCCTGGTACTACCAGTTCGGTGTCTCCGAGATGTTCCCGGAGAAATGGGAGCGCTTCCAGGCGCCCATTCCGGCCGAGGAGCGTCACGACATGATGGCCGCCTACCAGCGCCGGCTGACCCATCCCGACAAGGCGGTGCGGGTCGCGGCGGCCAGGGCCTGGAGCCTCTGGGAAGGCGAGACCATCACGCTGCTGCCGAATGCTGAAAACACTGACCACTTCGGCGAGGACGAGTTTGCCCATGCCTTCGCCCGCATCGAGAACCACTTCTTCATGCATGGCGGCTGGCTGGAGGAGGGTCAGCTCTTGGCCAATGCCGGGCGTCTGGCCGACATCCCCGGCGTCATCGTGCATGGCCGCTATGACATGCCCTGTCCGGCGCGCTATGCCTTCGAGCTGCACAAGCGCTGGCCACGCGCCGAGTTCCACCTCGTCGAGGGGGCGGGCCATGCCTATAACGAGCCCGGCATCCTCGACCGCCTGATCCGCGCCACCGACCAGTTCGCCGGCCTTCCCGCCGCCTGA
- a CDS encoding endonuclease domain-containing protein translates to MPHHDVPSHLRGQARRFRRDLTTAERRFWYAVRAHRLDGIAVRRQMPIGGYIADFAVPEYRLIVEIDGEQHGLAAGLARDERRDRALECLGWVTLRFWNQDVLTNLDGVLQTILSHCRSETQP, encoded by the coding sequence ATGCCCCATCATGATGTTCCGTCCCACTTACGCGGACAGGCGAGACGCTTTCGCCGGGATCTCACCACGGCAGAGCGACGTTTCTGGTATGCGGTCCGCGCTCATCGTCTGGACGGTATCGCCGTTCGTCGCCAGATGCCGATTGGAGGCTACATCGCCGACTTTGCGGTGCCGGAGTATCGTTTGATCGTCGAGATCGACGGCGAGCAACATGGGCTTGCGGCTGGGCTCGCACGGGACGAACGTCGCGACAGGGCACTCGAATGCCTCGGATGGGTCACCTTGCGCTTCTGGAACCAAGACGTTTTGACGAACCTCGATGGTGTGCTTCAGACGATCTTGAGCCATTGCAGATCGGAGACCCAGCCATGA
- a CDS encoding CreA family protein, which yields MSRCKSALVASLLGLCLAAPLAGAARAADEPDLIFKKSTVWKFLTPDHKLATYAIDDPVVEGVACHFTVPEKGGVEGWLGIAEEVSDVSLACRQVGPIAFREKFEQGDEMFRQSRSFFFKKMRIVRGCDAKRNVLVYLVYSDKLIEGSPKNSTSTVPIMPWGDQPAPRCADFVTD from the coding sequence ATGTCACGCTGCAAGTCCGCCCTCGTTGCCAGCCTTCTCGGCCTCTGTCTGGCAGCGCCTCTCGCCGGCGCCGCCCGGGCGGCCGACGAGCCGGATCTGATCTTCAAGAAATCGACGGTCTGGAAGTTCCTCACGCCCGACCACAAGCTCGCCACCTATGCCATCGACGATCCGGTGGTGGAGGGCGTCGCCTGTCATTTCACCGTGCCGGAGAAGGGCGGGGTGGAGGGGTGGCTCGGCATTGCCGAGGAAGTGTCCGACGTCTCGCTCGCCTGTCGTCAGGTCGGGCCCATCGCCTTCCGCGAGAAGTTCGAGCAGGGCGACGAGATGTTCCGCCAGAGCCGCTCGTTCTTCTTCAAGAAAATGCGGATCGTGCGCGGCTGCGATGCCAAGCGCAACGTGCTCGTCTATCTGGTCTATTCCGACAAGCTGATCGAAGGCAGCCCGAAGAACTCCACCTCGACCGTGCCGATCATGCCCTGGGGCGACCAGCCGGCGCCGCGCTGCGCCGACTTCGTCACGGACTGA